TGTAGAACTCGCTATAAAACACATCGCTATGCAACGGCGTGATAGTGCAAATCAATAGTTCATTAATAATTTAAAATTCAAGAAAATGAAAAAAATATTTTTTATGGTATGTACTGTATTAACACTTGCAGTAGCACCGTCTGCAAAAGCCCAATGGGTAGTTACAGACCCCACGAACCTAGCTTCAGGTATTCTTAACAGTGCCAACGAAATCATACAGACTTCTTCCACTGTGAGTAATGTGATTAAGAATTTCAAAGAAGTAGAAAAAGTATATAAGCAAGGCAAAGAATATTACGACAAACTACAGGCTATAAACAACCTTGTAAAAGATGCTCGTAAAGTGCAACTGACTGTTTTGTTGGTAGGCGATGTTTCGGAAATGTATGTAAAAAATTTTGGCAAAATGATGAATGACCCCAATTTTTCGCCACAGGAATTGGTAGCCATCGGCAACGGTTATTCAGCATTGCTAAATGAAAGTACGGAACTGCT
This portion of the Flavobacterium sp. CECT 9288 genome encodes:
- a CDS encoding DUF4141 domain-containing protein, yielding MKKIFFMVCTVLTLAVAPSAKAQWVVTDPTNLASGILNSANEIIQTSSTVSNVIKNFKEVEKVYKQGKEYYDKLQAINNLVKDARKVQLTVLLVGDVSEMYVKNFGKMMNDPNFSPQELVAIGNGYSALLNESTELLKELKQIITSSSLSLNDKERMDVIDRVYKEVKDYHSLVRYYTNKNISVSYLRAKKKNDAKRVLDLYGTSNQKYW